One Belonocnema kinseyi isolate 2016_QV_RU_SX_M_011 chromosome 6, B_treatae_v1, whole genome shotgun sequence genomic region harbors:
- the LOC117175497 gene encoding uncharacterized protein LOC117175497, which translates to MSHWTDGNLCQLVNLYSQFKNLWDRNHPCYYKLRCRYDSYNEIRKGLSTPGLTVTRVLSKLWDLRSDYVAELRKMQIAKKRNFHYQPRKIWFSAMHRFLYDSLDTDEKPTEDSCDVSHSTLQ; encoded by the exons ATGAGCCACTGGACAGACGGAAACTTATGTCAGCTTGTCAACCTCTATTCACAGTTCAAAAACCTATGGGACCGAAATCACCCTTGCTATTACAAACTTCGATGTAGATACGACTCTTATAATGAAATTCGAAAA ggTCTCTCCACGCCCGGTCTGACGGTGACTCGTGTGTTATCGAAACTCTGGGACTTGCGAAGTGATTACGTAGCTGAGTTACGCAAAATGCAAATCGCAAAGAAACGGAATTTCCATTACCAGCCGAGAAAAATATGGTTTTCGGCCATGCATCGATTTTTGTACGATTCTCTAGACACAGACGAAAAACCCACTGAAGATTCTTGCGATGTAAGTCATTCaactttacaataa
- the LOC117175498 gene encoding uncharacterized protein LOC117175498 — MRDHIAPNHIATSSLSENINGCPEYLEDRTRPAPQENVVIQSLNQLDVQKLKETYEFPRREQCRGKNATSSGVSKACGECEDYSSLQKDDGNLSKCYQDKMKRRNLGNGHSSNSGRRSRQESIYDNVEKNTDKFSSSGSKMGQCTSSPCSEYRHQDQRERSRKFQTTSELRRSTPKPASLEKDELSYCFYCCNKANNIRTEQDLSKFNQKCSNVYSEGFVGGKFNPNDCLKEKGENNFCVTFNLSSSDSLNNNVDNVCEEENLEIDQLNKSPRVLCLEELNDRIVEALNEMFVSICPFDIACIPSYCTYETCKSTIVDDFIQKGDYIL, encoded by the exons ATGCGGGACCACATAGCGCCAAATCACATTGCT ACATCATCATTGTCAGAGAATATCAATGGGTGTCCAGAATATCTCGAGGACCGAACCCGGCCTGCTCCTCAAGAGAACGTAGTTATTCAATCCCTAAACCAATTGGATGTTCAAAAATTGAAGGAGACTTACGAATTTCCTAGAAGAGAGCAATGTCGtggaaaaaatgcaacttcttccGGAGTTAGCAAAGCCTGCGGTGAATGTGAGGATTACTCTTCTTTGCAAAAGGATgatggaaatctttcaaaatgctaTCAAGATAAGATGAAG AGGCGAAACTTAGGGAATGGTCATTCTAGTAATTCTGGAAGAAGATCGCGCCAGGAGTCAATTTACGACAACGTGGAGAAGAACACCGATAAATTTTCGAGTAGCGGAAGCAAAATGGGTCAATGTACTTCATCCCCATGCTCCGAGTACCGACATCAGGACCAGAGAGAACGCTCGAGGAAGTTTCAAACTACCTCAGAATTACGAAGGTCAACTCCCAAACCTGCTTCCCtggaaaaagacgaactttcttaTTGTTTCTATTGCTGTAACAAAGCGAACAATATCAGAACCGAGCAAGATTTgtctaaatttaatcaaaaatgttcaaacgtTTATTCCGAGGGATTTGTAGGCGGAAAATTCAATCCAAATGATTGCCTTAAAGAAAAAG gtgaaaataatttttgtgtaacTTTCAATCTTTCTTCGTCCGATTCCTTGAACAATAATGTTGATAATGTTTGTGAAGAAGAAAATTTGGAAATAGATCAATTAAACAAATCACCTCGGGTTCTTTGCCTTGAGGAACTAAATGATCGAATAGTGGAAGCTCTAAATGAGATGTTTGTGAGCATTTGTCCATTTGATATTGCTTGTATTCCTTCTTATTGTACATACGAAACATGTAAATCTACAATAGTTGATGATTTTATTCAAAAGGGTGATtacattctttaa